The DNA region CTCGCGTCCGCGCGCGGGCCGGCGGCCGGGCCGGAGTGGGGCGGAGACAGGAGCGTCGGCCCGGCGGCAAGCCGGGCCGCGCGGCGAGCGGAGCGAGCCCTTGATGAAGCAGGGAAAGTCTGACCGCGCTCGTTGGCTGACTGCGGCCTGATGGCGAACCCGACGCCTCGGCTAACGTGATGACATGCCCTCTTCGCTGGACACACCTCGCGGCGCTGCCGAGCTGGCCGAGTCGTTGTTGCCTCCGCTCGGGAACAGGTGGCTGCACACGCAGGCAGTCGCGGAGCGCGCTCGGGAGGCATCGCCAGCAGTGCCGGAGGATGAGCGGGACCTCCTTGTCGCCTCTGCCTGGCTGCACGACATCGGGTATGCCCCCGAGTTGCGGGAGACCGGCTTTCATCCCCTCGACGGTGCGCGCTATCTGGAGTCGCTCAATGCACCCCGCCGGCTTGTCTGTCTGGTCGCACATCACTCCGGCGCGGTGTACGAGGCAGAACAGCGCGGCCTGGTTGCCGAGTTGAAGCCATACGAGCGCGAGGACACTCCGATCCTGGACGCTCTGATCTTCGCCGACATGACGACTGGCCCTGCCGGTGAGCGGTTCGACTTCGACCGCCGCATGGACGAGATCCTCGTGCGCTACGAGCGAGGGAGCGAAGTACACAACGCCATCAGCAACGCACGGCCGTACCTTGGGGCGGCGGTGCAGCGGACGCTTGACCGCCTGTCTCCTCACGGTGAGTAGGCTGAATCACCCGATGTAGGGCTCTGCCCGCTCGCTGAGGCCGTGGTCGATCCGCAGTCGCATCGACGGGTGGATGTTCAGCTCGTCCAGCCGCTCCGGGGCGACGAAGGCAACTTCCTTGCTCTCGCTGCTCGTTCGCAGTCGGCCGCCGACGATGCGGGCGGAGAAGCAGATCGAGAACTGTTGTCGTACCTCGCCGTCGTCGTACGCCATGACGTGCGCGGGGTCGGTGAACAGGCCCACCAGGCCCGTGACTTCGATGTCGAACCCGGTCTCTTCCTTCGTCTCGCGTACGGCCGCGTCGGGCGCGGACTCGCCGACGTCGACACCGCCACCCGGCAGAGCCCATAGGCCGTTGTCCGTCTTGTGGATCAGCAACAGCTTTCCGGATTCGTTCCTTGCTACGGCTGTGACCGATGGAACGATACTGTTCGCCTGCGGTGCGTCCGGGTCGTTGAAGTAGTCCACGCGAGCCATGAGCCCAGCGTGCCACGACCGCCGGCAAGGGTTAGGCGGGTGTCGAGCGCTCCCAGGCGTAGTCGAAGCTGCGCATGTAGTGCCGGAATGTCCTTGCTCCGGGGAGGTAGCGGAAGTGCAGGACTGGGTTCTGTCCTGCTGGTGCTCCTAGGACGTGCGGGTTGACAAGCATGTCGTCATCGAACCGGTAGATCGAGTTGTAGAGGATCGTGTCGTGGAGCCGCAGTTCGACGCCCGGTGTGCCGGTCGCCGGAGAGATGTAGTGCTGGCTCAGCTTCGCGCGTGCAGCGAGGCTGTCCCCGATCCCTTCCTCTTCGCCGCGCTGTTGGATCATCACTGACTCGGGGTCGCCTAGCAGAACACGGATCTTCGCCCCCGCCTTGGCCTTCTCGGCGAACTGGTCGGCAAGGTCCGGATGGCTGTCGAAGAGGAACAGTCCTGCGTAGACCAGGATTTCGACCTGGCTTGTCGCTTTCTCGATCAGCGACTCCCACAAGTGGCCTGGCACGGCCCCGCGGTTCGGGTAGAACGTGACCAGCTCGGACGTGCTCGCCGTCTCGGCCTGCTTCTCGACGGCCGGCCACAGATAGACCTCGTCCACTCCGAGGAAACTGGCCGCCTTCCAGCGGTGGCTGCGGTGCGGTGTCCGCTCCAAGGTGATCCAGCGCTCGACGCTCTTGGGGTCCACTCCGACGTGCTCCGCCAGCGAAGGGACCGTCTCGCCCTTTGCCGAAATCGCCGCACGCAGACGCTCGTTCGCCATGAGCCCAGACCTTCCCTTAGGACGTTGGGACGTTTTGACGTTACCTCAGACGTCCCTAAACGTCCATCGGGGCGGTGATGCGTCCACCCCTTCTCGCGGTTCTCTGATCGTGCCGGCACAGCCTCGGCTCTCAATTCGACTCAGATCAGGAGAACCAGACGATGCGTCAGATTCCCGTAGACACCACCGCCGCCGCGATGATGATTGCCCAGCCTCCGCAGCCCAAGGTCATCAACCGTCAGACCGGCGAGATCGCCACCGACCGCGACACCGGCGCGAAGCTCATGACGGTCAACGTCATGTTCGCCATGGACGGCAACGCCGAGGTCCTGAACGTGACCGTCCCGGAGACCGGCGTCGCCGACGAGTTGACCATGGGCACGCCCGTCGCTCTGACCGGCCTGATCGCCCGTCCCTGGGAGAACGAGTTCAACGGTCAGAAGCGGCACGGCATCAGCTTCCGCGCCGTGGCGGTCACGTCCCTCTCGCAGGCACAGAGCACGGCGGCCTGATCATGAACACTCTTCTGATCGCCGCTGTGATCGCTGGTGGGCTGGCGCTGCTCCGGTGGCGCCGACCCGCCTGGTTCTGGCTATGCCTCGGGCTTCCGCTGGCCGCCGCGCGCGTGCTGCTCCGCTACGGCTCGGTCATGGAAGCCTGCGGGCTGACGGTCCCGCCGTCCCGCATGCGGCTCGCCGTGGCTCGGGCTACCCGCACCGAGGTTCCGTCCTCGCGAGTGCCGCGCATCATCCGTCTGACGCCGACCCGTACGGGCCTCGTCCTCCGGATCAAGATGCGGCCCGGACAGGACGCCTTCGACTTCATCGCCTCCTCCGACCGGCTCCGGCACTCCTTCAAGATGCAGGGCGTGACCGGCCGGGAGGTGAAGGCCGGTGTGGTCGAGCTGCGGATGACTGGATACGACGTGCTCAAGCGGGTCCAGATGCCCGCCAGGACCGAGACGAAGACGCTCCGCATCCCTGTCTCGCTCCGTGAGGACGGCTCGATCCACTACCGCGACTACCGGGAGGTCCCGCACTCGCTCAACATCGGCGCCACGCAGTCGGGTAAGTCCGTCTACCAGCGTCGGCTGGTGACCGAACTCGCCTCGCAGCCGGTCGCCTTGGCTGGCATCGACTGCAAGAACGGCGTGGAGCTGGCGCCTCTGGCCCGCCGCTTCTCCGCCCTCGCCTGCAACCCGGATGACGCGCTCGGACTCCTGGACGCGCTCCTCGACCGCATGGAAGGGATCTACGAGATCATCCGGCGCGAGCAGCGGATCAGTTCGGACGTGCCGGATGCGGAGATCACTGCCGACATCTGGGGCCTGCCTGAGCACCTGCGGCCCACCCCGGTCGTGCTGCTGGTGGACGAGGTCGCCGAACTCGCCCTCTTCGCCTCGAAGAAGGAAGAGAAGCGACGCGACGCCATCGTGACCGCCCTGGTGCGCCTGGCCCAGCTCGGACGGGCCGCCGGTATCTACGTCGAGATCTGCGGGCAGCGCTTCGGTGCCGACCTCGGCAACGGAATCACCTTGCTCCGCTCGCAGTTGACCGGCCGCGTCTCGCATCGCGTCAACGACGAAGCCTCCGCCCGGATGGTCTTCGGCGACATCTCGCCTGACGCCATGGGCGCCACGGTGCAGATCCCGACCGACCGCCCCGGTACGGCCGTTGCTGCCGAGTCCTCCGGCGGCTGGGTCCTCACCCGCACCCCCTACACGACGCTCCGGCAGGCCGTGAACACCTGCAACCGCCATGCCGAGCTGACCCCGGAACTGCCCGAACTGGCCAACTGGCGCCCGGACCTCCGCATCTCCCTCGTCAAGACAGCAGCCGCCGACGAGCTGACGAGTCAGGCCGCCTGACCGCACACGACCCGACCAACGAAAGGAGGGCTGAGACATGAACCGGCTGCCTCGGGTGGACGCCGTACTCGTCCAGGCCGTCATCGCCGGCGCCCTGTCGTTCGCGCACCTCCACGACATCGCCGCCGCTGCGGGACAGGACGGTTGGAAGGCGTGGGCCTATCCGGTCAGTGTGGACCTGCTGCTCGTCGCCGCATGGCGCCGTATCCGCAGCCTGCAAGCCGCTGGTGAAAGGTGCGGACTGGCCTGGTGCTGGTTCGTCATCGCGCTCGCCGCGTCGCTCGGAGCCAACGTGGCTACGGCCGGTCTCCTCGACCTGGAAGCCGTTCCCGCCTGGCTGCGCATCCTCGTTGCCGGTTGGCCCGCACTGGCCTTCTTCGGCGGAACGCTCCTGGCTCACTCACCCACGGGAGAGCGGGAGAGCGCGCTGTCCACTCAAGTCGAGCGAGCTGCGACCGAGGACGAGTCGCCTGTGCTCGCGGACGAGCTGGACCGCCCCGAGCTGCCGGAAGTCGAAGCCGCTCCGGCTCCGGTCGAGCCCGCAACGCCGGCACCAATTCCCGACGTACCTCCCGCCCTCATCACACACGCCCGGAAGCTCGCCGACGCCCACCAGGCGCAGACCGGCGGCCCCATCGACACCGACACACTCCGCGCCCGCCTCGGCGTCCCGGCCCCTATGGCCGACGCCATCGCAACCCAACTGACCTGAGAGGAACCGACCATGCCTGCCCGCGACTTCTTCCACTCCGTCGAACGCATCGGCCCCGTACAGATCGGCACCCACCGAAGCCGCCGATCCGGCGAGACCCGACACGCAGCCGTGTGCACCTCTGAGCGCTGTGGCTGGTCCGCCGACTACTCGAACCGGTCGGCCGCCCAGCTCGCCGCCCGCACCCACCGTTGCCGCGTCCGCTGAGGGAGGCATCCGACATGACCGTGAACGTCCCGCTCATCCTGCTCCTGGCCCTCGTCGGCTACTTCGGCATCCGCCTCTTCCGGCCGCCGACCTGGCTCGTGGTCGTCCTGCTCCTGGGCGGCTTCCTCCTGGCAGACACCTTTCTCGCCCCCGCGATCGACTCCGGCGCCCGCACCGGCACCGAGATCGTCAACGGCACCAACGACTGAACAAGGAGACAGCACATGTTCCAGCCCAAGTACCCGACCGCACCGCTCCCAACGGCCACCAGCCCGGCCCCGGTCGTCACACCGACCGCGATCAACCACTACCCGCAGCAGCAGACGGCTCCCACCTACGCACAGCCGCAGTACGCCGCGCCCGCTCCAGCCGCGCCCCAGCGCCCCGGACTGCTCACCCCCGGACGAGTCGGCACAGCCGTCGTCGGCGGAACCGCCGCCGTGCTCATTGTCGGCACGGTTCTCGTCTCGCTGCTCCTGGCCGTCGCAGTCACCGCGGCTTCCGTCGCGGTCTGCGCCGTCATCATCCGCTCGCTCGTCAACTCGCAGTACAGCCGCTTCTGACCGGCCCTCGGGGCGGCCCTGATACCGCCAAGCATCCGCCGCCCCGAGAGCGCTGCCCCTTCCCGACCAGAGATCGAAAAGGAGACACCATCATGACCCACAGCGCACCGGCACAGCAGCCGCTCTGCCGAGACTGCGACGGCTTCCCCGTCGTCGCCATCGACACCGGATCGCTCAACCCGGACGGCACCCGGCGCACGCTCCACGTCACCTGCCGGACCTGCCAAGGCACCGGCCACACCTCCGCCGCCCACGTTCTCTCGGGAGGGCGCGCGTGACCAAGCCCGCGACCTTCGCGGGCCTGGACCCGGTCACCATCGGCGACGCGCTGAGGGTGGCCGGGTCTCCCGACTTCGCCCGCTGGGAAGACCAGATCCGCCGCACCGGAGGCTGCTCCAACCCCGTCCACCTGACCGGCTGGACGCTGACCAAGGACAAGACCACCGGGGAGACGCTGCACCACTACAGCACCGAGAATGAACCGGGCGGACGCCTGCGCGTCGCCTGCGGCAACCGCCGTGCCTCCCGCTGCCAGGCCTGCGCCCGCACCTACTCCGCCGACACCTACCACCTCATCCGTGCGGGCCTGGCCGGAGACGACACCAAGGACGTGCCGGCTTCCGTCCGGGACCACCCGCGCGTCTTCGCCACCCTCACCGCACCGAGCTTCGGACGCGTACACAACCGCCCCGCGAAGCGGCCCTGTAATTGCGGCGTCCGACACCCGGAAGCAGACCCGGACCTCGGGACACCGCTCGACCCGGAGAGCTACGACTACGCCGGGGCGGTGCTGTTCAACAACCACGCCGGACAGCTCTGGGCACGCTTCGCCAACCGGCTCCGCCGTGAGATCGCTGCCCGTGCCGGACTCTCACAGCGGGAGCTGCGCGAGGTGTGCCGGATCTCCTACGGCAAGGTCGCGGAGTTCCAGAAGCGGGGCGCGATCCACTTCCACGCTGTGATCCGCCTCGACGGTGCGGACGGTCCCCACGACGCGCCCCCGTCCTGGGCACGGACCAGCCTCCTCGAGGACGCCATCCGTGCAGCCGCTCGACACAGCTACACGACCGTCACCGTTCCGGCGGCCGGCACCGAGCCCACCCGCTCGCTGCGTTGGGGCGACCAGCTCGACATCCGCCCCGTACGAGCCTTCGGGGACGGTTCGGAGCTGACTGAACAGGCCGTCGCCTCCTACGTCGCCAAGTACGCCACCAAGGCCGCCGAGAACACCGGCACCCTGGATCGCCGCATCGGCGAACTCGCCGAACTGGAACGGCACGACGTACCCGAGCACACCCAACGGCTCATCCGCGCCTGCCGCGACCTCGACCGCCTCTATCCCGACCGGCGGCTGTGGGCCTGGGCGCACATGCTCGGCTTCCGGGGCCACTTCTCCACCAAGTCCCGGCACTACTCCGTCACCCTCGGCTCGATCCGCCAGGCACGGGCCGTCTACCGCGCCGCCGAACAGGCCGCCGCCCTCGGCCTGGAGGAGATCGAGCCGGACACCGTGCTCGTCCTCGCCGACTGGCAGTACGCCGGACACGGCCACACCCCCGGCGAATCCGCACTCGCCGCCGGCATCGCCCAAGACCTGCAACTCAACCGCGACACCGCACGCGAAGCCCTGACCGAACTAGAACGAGGAGGTGTCTGGTGAGCGTCCGCCGCCTTCCTGAGCGCTACCTGACCCCTGTCGACCTGGCGGACCTCCTCGGCGTACCCGTCGAGACGGTCTACCAGTGGCGCCGCAAGCACGTCGGGCCCCGCGGCTTCCGGGTCGGTCGGCACCTGCGCTACGACCCCGAGGACGTACGCGCCTGGGTCGCCGGTCAGATGGAAGAGGCCGCCTGATGGCCGGGCACATCCAAGACCGCTGGTACAAGGTCGAGTCGGGCACGAATGGTAAGCCCGTCAAGGTCAAGACCGACCGACACGGAGCGGGAATGCGCTACCGCGCTCGGTACGTCGCCCCGGACGGGAGCGAACGGAGCCGGTCCTTCCCGGACAAGCAGAAGCGTTTGGCCGAGCAGTGGCTGGCTCAGGTCTCCGCCGACATGACCCGTGGCCAGTACGTGGACCCATCTGCGGGAAGAGAGACATTCAGGCAGTACGCCACGAACTGGCTCGCTTCCCAGACCACCGACATCTCAACGATCGATGCCACGGAACTCCGACTCCGGCTGCACGTCTTCCCGTACATCGGCTCGCGTTCGCTGAGTGCCTTTCAGCCGGGCCACATTCGAGCCTGGAACAAAGCACTCATCGGTGCCGGACTGTCTGCCTCCTATCGGCGGGTCATCTTCGCCAACGTCTCGGCTGTCTTCGCTGCCGCAGTTGATGACGGCATCATCATCCGCAATCCGTGCCGGGCCGGTTCCGTCCGGGCACCCAAGCTGGACGGTCGCAAGCTCAAGCCGTGGACGAGTGAGCGCGTCTTCGCCATACGGGCCAGCCTCCCGGCGGAGTACCGGACGATCGTCGATGTGGGTGCCGGATGCGGGCTGCGACAAGGCGAAATCTTCGGGCTGGCCATCGATGAAGTCGACTTCCTCGGCGGAGTCGTGCATGTGGTGCGTCAGGTCAAGATGGTGAAATCGGCACTCGTCTTCGCTCCGCCCAAGGGCGGCAAGCTACGCGATGTGCCGCTACCCGACGCCGTGGCGTCCGCGCTCGCTGAGCACGTCACCAAGCGCCCTCCGCAGGAGATCACGCTTCCGTGGAAGACGCCGGACGGTCCTCCCGTGACGGCCTCGCTCGTCTTCTTCTCACGCGAGCGCAAAGCAATGAACCGGAACTACTTCAACATGCACCTCTGGAAGCCCGCCCTCGTCTCGGCAGGCGTCATCGGGGAACGGCAACCGGGCCAACAGTTCGAGCCGTCACGCGAGCACGGTATGCACGCACTGAGGCACTTCTACGCCTCGGTCCTTCTGGACGCCGGAGAGAACGTCAAGGCGCTGGCCGAGTACCTGGGCCACAGTGATCCAGGATTCACGCTGCGGACGTACACGCACCTCATGCCGAACAGGCAGGCGCGCGCACGGCGGGCCGTCGACATGGCTCTCGGCCACAGTCCCGAACCATCGACTATGGACGTGACATGACCCCAAGGGCCCATCAGTTAACTCGCCAGATGATCCATGGGAACGGACTAAAGCCTCGTGGCGTGTACATACACGACGGGTTACTCAAGCCTGGATGATTCGCTCTGCGGAGCCCCCATCGAAAGATCAATACAGTGACGAAGCGCGCACACAGCCTGGTTGGCGAGATTGAACGAGATGCTCTAGACGACGCGGTCCCCTTGTCCACCGTCCTGCGGAAGGTCATCGCGCTGGGCGGCGCCGTGAACTCTGACCAACTACGGGAGTGGGCGGGGAAAGAACTCCGCGGATACGAGGGTGATGATGAAGTTCCCAAGTACCGAGTCGTCGGGGCCCCGCTGAAGATCGATGCCTTGATCGGCCCTCGCCAGGTCACCGGGCAACAGATCAGCCCCAATGACCTTCCCTCGTTTGCCCAGAAACACATCGGCGAGGACGTCCAGCTGCGGATGGGGGTGAGGGAGCTCGAAGACTCTGCGAACAACATCAATCCCGAGAAGGGCTACGTGCAGTTAACTCCCAGCCGCGCCACAGACATCGCCAAGGTCATGGACACCGCCAGCGGCGAACCCTTCCAGACGATCACTGCCCTCTATTGGGTGGTCTCGAAATCCAGCATCGTTGGCGTCCTCGACCAAGTACGGACGACGCTGACCGAACTGGTAGCCGAGCTACGCGCGACGGTGCCCGACGAGGACACGGACCCTTCCTCTGAAGCCGTTGGGAATGCACTGCACGTTGCCGTAACGGGTTCCCCAAAGGCTCGCATCACCCTCACGACTGCACAGTCACACGGGAAGAGCACGATCAAGAACGCTGACGCCTCGCCAGATGTCAGCGAAGACGCTTCCTTCTGGACTCGCAACAAGAAGGCCGCGTTCATCGGTGGAGCGGTAACTGTCCTCGCTGGCGTCGCCACAATCCTGCGGTTGTTCCTCTAGGACACGACGCCGGGCCAACTGAGGCACCGAGACCGGGTTACAGATACCTGTAGACAGCTGTGGGCCGCGCCTTCCTCCCCGGGAAGTGCGGCCCACGGCCCATGTACGGCCCAGGAGAGCAAACGGATGCTCTGACCTGTGTCGTTTCTAGATGTCGAAGTACAGCTCGAACTCGTGCGGGTGCGGCCGCAGTTGCATCGGGGCGATCTCGTTCTCGCGCTTGTACTCGATCCACGTGTCGATCAGGTCGGCCGTGAAGACGCCGCCCGCCTGGAGGTACTCGTTGTCCGCCTCCAGGGCGTCGAGGACCGCCGGGAGGGACGTGGGGACCTGCGGGACGCCCGCGTGCTCCTCGGGGGCGAGTTCGTAGAGGTCCTTGTCGATCGGCTCGGCCGGCTCGATCTTGTTCTTCACGCCGTCGAGGCCCGCCATCAGCAGCGCCGAGAAGGCCAGGTACGGGTTCGACGAGGGGTCGGGCGCGCGGAATTCGACGCGCTTCGCCTTCGGGTTGGAGCCCGTGATCGGGATTCGCATCGCCGCGGAGCGGTTGCGCTGCGAGTAGACCAGGTTGACCGGCGCCTCGAAGCCCGGCACCAGGCGGTGGTAGGAGTTCACCGTCGGGTTGGTGAAGGCCAGCAGCGACGGGGCGTGCTTGAGGATGCCGCCGATGTAGTAGCGGGCGGTGTCGGACAGGCCCGCGTAGCCCTGCTCGTCGTAGAAGAGCGGGGAGCCCTCGCTCCACAGGGACTGGTGTACGTGCATGCCGGAGCCGTTGTCACCGAAGATCGGCTTGGGCATGAACGTCGCGGTCTTGCCGTTGCGCCACGCGGTGTTCTTCACGATGTACTTGAAGAGCATCAGGTCGTCGGCGGCGGCGAGCAGCGTGTTGAACTTGTAGTTGATCTCGGCCTGTCCGGCGGTGCCCACCTCGTGGTGCTGGCGCTCGACCTGTAGGCCGGCCTTGTTCAGCTCCAGGGTGATCTCGGCGCGCAGGTCGGCGAAGTGGTCGACGGGCGGGGCGGGGAAGTAGCCGCCCTTGTAGCGGACCTTGTAGCCGCGGTTGCCGCCGTCCTCGATGGTGCCGGTGTTCCAGGCGCCGGCCTCCGAATCGATGTGGTAGTAACCGGCGTTGGCCTTGGTCTCGAAGCGCACGTCGTCGAAGACGTAGAACTCGGCCTCGGGGCCGAAGAAGGCGGTGTCGGCGATGCCGGAGGACGCGAGGTACGCCTCGGCCTTCTTCGCCACGTTCCGCGGGTCACGGCTGTACTGCTCGCCGGTGATCGGGTCGTGGATGAAGAAGTTGACGTTGAGGTGCTTCTCGCTGCGGAACGGGTCCAGCCGGGCCGTGCTCAGGTCGGGCACCAGCGCCATGTCCGACTCGTGGATGGCCTGGAAGCCGCGGATCGACGAGCCGTCGAACATCAGGTTCTCGTCCGGGTCGAACGACTCCGCAGGCACGGTGAAGTGCTGCATGATGCCCGGCAGATCGCAGAAACGGACGTCGATGAACTTCACGTCGTTGTCCGCGATGAATTTCTTGGCCTCGGCGGCGTTCTGGAACATCCATCCTCCTAGTCCCGCCGCGGAGGGACGGGAATTGCTGGTACGCCGGTGCGGGGGCGCGCGATGGGGCCGACGATAGGCAGGCGCGATTTCTCAAGCGTGACCCGGCTGTTTCGCCGATGTTAACCAGTGTGCCCCTGATCGCCGGTGACCTGCGAACAAGGTCGTTTCCGCCCCGCGATACGGTTGCCGTGTGAACAACAGGGATGCCATCGGCTCATGGCTGTCGGGCCCGCGTGCCGCGGCCGAGGACATGGGCGCCGACTTCGGTCACCGCGGCGAGCGGCTGGGGCTGCCCGCGGAAGGCCCGCGCTCGATCGCGCCGGTCGGGCGGCGGCTGGGCGCCCTGTTCATCGACTGGGCGGTCTCCGTGCTGATCGGTTACGGGCTCTTCGCGGGCGGTGATCTGCACAGCGCCGACAACTGGGCGCTCGCCGTGTTCCTCGTGATGAGCCTGCTGACGGTCGGCACCGTGGGCAGCACCCCGGGCAAGCGGCTGCTGCGGCTGCGCGTGGTCGCCGTCGAGGGGCTGGGACGTCCGGCCCTGTGGCGGGTCGCGGTGCGTACGGTCCTGCTGGGGCTGGCGATTCCGGCGCTGATCTGGGACCGCGACGGGCGCGGTCTGCACGACCGGCTCTCCGGGACCGTGCAGGTGCGGATGTAGCGCGGCGGTTCGTAGCGCGGCTACTCGGCGACTCCGGGCGCCCCCGGTTCCGGCTCGTCCCGTGGGGGCTCGTGCCTCGTGCGGACATGGTGGCCCGTGTGCCTCGTCCGGACATCGTGGCTCGTGCGGACATGGAAGTGCGGCCGGGCCTCCTGCTTCGCCCGGCCGCAACACATCGCTGCGCGCCGTACGCCCACGCCGTACGTCCGGGCCGCGCGGCCCCGACTACCGGGCGTCGCGCCGCCGTTCGGTCAGCGGCCGTTGCCCCGGGGCATCCGCATGCCCTTCGGCATCGGCCCCTTGGGGATCGGCATGTTGCTCATCAGGTCGCCCATCGCGCGCAGGCGGTCGTTGACCTGGGTCGTCTGCGGGCCGGTCAGCACACGCGGCAGCTTCAGCAGCTTCGTACGGAGCTTCTTCAGCTCCACCTGGCCCTCGTCGTCGCCCACGATGAAGTCGTGTACGGGCACGTCCGAGACGACCCGGGCCATGCGCTTCTTCTCGGAGGCGAGCAGCGAGCGCAGCCGGTTCGGATTGCCCTCCGCGACGAGGACGATGCCTGCGCGGCCCACCGCCCGGTGCACCACGTCCTGGCTGCGGTTCATCGCCACGGCGGGCGTGATCGTCCAGCCCT from Streptomyces marispadix includes:
- the glnA gene encoding type I glutamate--ammonia ligase, whose translation is MFQNAAEAKKFIADNDVKFIDVRFCDLPGIMQHFTVPAESFDPDENLMFDGSSIRGFQAIHESDMALVPDLSTARLDPFRSEKHLNVNFFIHDPITGEQYSRDPRNVAKKAEAYLASSGIADTAFFGPEAEFYVFDDVRFETKANAGYYHIDSEAGAWNTGTIEDGGNRGYKVRYKGGYFPAPPVDHFADLRAEITLELNKAGLQVERQHHEVGTAGQAEINYKFNTLLAAADDLMLFKYIVKNTAWRNGKTATFMPKPIFGDNGSGMHVHQSLWSEGSPLFYDEQGYAGLSDTARYYIGGILKHAPSLLAFTNPTVNSYHRLVPGFEAPVNLVYSQRNRSAAMRIPITGSNPKAKRVEFRAPDPSSNPYLAFSALLMAGLDGVKNKIEPAEPIDKDLYELAPEEHAGVPQVPTSLPAVLDALEADNEYLQAGGVFTADLIDTWIEYKRENEIAPMQLRPHPHEFELYFDI
- a CDS encoding RDD family protein codes for the protein MNNRDAIGSWLSGPRAAAEDMGADFGHRGERLGLPAEGPRSIAPVGRRLGALFIDWAVSVLIGYGLFAGGDLHSADNWALAVFLVMSLLTVGTVGSTPGKRLLRLRVVAVEGLGRPALWRVAVRTVLLGLAIPALIWDRDGRGLHDRLSGTVQVRM
- a CDS encoding DUF4191 domain-containing protein, which codes for MARKADTENNPGRLKQIALTYKMTRRADRKIGLILAGVGLVTFGVLLAVGFLIGHPVYAGVLGVMLALLAMAIIFGRRAERAAFGQMEGQPGAAAAVLENVGKGWTITPAVAMNRSQDVVHRAVGRAGIVLVAEGNPNRLRSLLASEKKRMARVVSDVPVHDFIVGDDEGQVELKKLRTKLLKLPRVLTGPQTTQVNDRLRAMGDLMSNMPIPKGPMPKGMRMPRGNGR